A window from Solanum stenotomum isolate F172 chromosome 7, ASM1918654v1, whole genome shotgun sequence encodes these proteins:
- the LOC125870133 gene encoding F-box/kelch-repeat protein At3g23880-like: MLESILGIPTLPSELITEILSRLPVKSLLKFTSVSKSWLDLISSPEFIKSQLNLSANNKDNTHHRLMWCDYDDDNLKDWSLRPVLYESNATEASYFNFPMKKQQQIRYINHVNGLFFVDWSNNLFLWNPSIRKYKKVPHCTTNSRDAICVIYGFGYDKFCDDYKVVACTYYNGQYSYDTQVHIYSLKTDSRRNIHCLDQKRDFIENSGKFVNGKIYWVNDDSSDPNIFYIDLVNEKLEKMEQPPHGEGNYDLQLGLL; the protein is encoded by the coding sequence ATGCTAGAATCGATCTTGGGAATCCCTACTCTTCCATCAGAGCTCATCACGGAAATCCTCTCTAGGCTTCCGGTGAAATCCCTCTTAAAATTCACTTCCGTTTCAAAATCTTGGCTTGATTTGATATCTAGTCCCGAGTTTatcaagtctcaacttaacttATCAGCTAATAACAAGGACAACACTCACCATAGGCTCATGTGGtgtgattatgatgatgataatCTTAAGGATTGGTCTCTTAGGCCTGTACTTTATGAGTCTAATGCGACGGAAGCATCTTACTTTAATTTTCCCATGAAAAAACAGCAACAGATTCGTTATATAAATCATGTCAATGggttattttttgttgattggTCAAACAATTTGTTTCTATGGAATCCATCCATTAGAAAGTACAAGAAAGTACCCCATTGTACAACTAATTCGAGGGATGCTATATGTGTCATATATGGTTTTGGATATGATAAATTTTGTGATGATTATAAAGTAGTGGCATGTACTTACTATAATGGACAATATTCGTATGATACTCAGGTCCATATATATAGTCTAAAGACCGATTCTCGGAGAAACATTCATTGTCTTGATCAGAAAAGGGATTTTATAGAAAATTCAGGTAAGTTTGTTAATGGGAAGATTTATTGGGTTAATGATGACTCTAGTGATCctaacatattttatattgatttgGTCAATGAGAAATTGGAAAAGATGGAGCAACCACCTCACGGAGAAGGAAACTACGATTTGCAATTGGGActattgtaa